Part of the Nothobranchius furzeri strain GRZ-AD chromosome 2, NfurGRZ-RIMD1, whole genome shotgun sequence genome, GCCACGGTCTTTGTCCGCACCTTTCAGGCAAAAGCAAACGCACACGATCTAAAGAGTCTACCAGAACTCCTAAAAAGTGCTCATTTGCTACGGTTTGAGCGTTTAAGAGTTGTTTATTGACACATAAGCTGCAGTCTTGAGACGCATGACCGCTACTGCTGATGTTTCTACAAACCAGACTTCCTGCCACAAAGAGGATGTGATTTATTCAGTCTGATTATCTTGtctttttaaccttttttttataaaaaaaacatcagCAAAAGCCTGTTTTTCATTACGTCTGAGAACAATAAATGATCTAATCCACAAAGAAAaccagatttttttttcatgggtaaaaaaaaaagctacTTTACCAGTTTCTGCACCAGAAAGAAGTCCTTCCTGTAAGCGCTGATCCCCTTATTAAAGTAACACTTCTCCTCTGCAGACCAGCTGTCGGAGCCTGGGGGGCGAAAACACATAAACACGATTtacgagaaaaaaaattcacattTAGAGGGAAACTAAAAGCTGCAAAATACAGTAAAGGCAAAGAGGAGGGATGTAGCGTTTTGACCTGAGTAGTGATAACCTTCCAGGTGATGACCTCTGGGGAAAACAGAGTCGTGAAGCATCAAACGCTCCAGTGTTTCCTTTGCGGAGAGTTTGACAAAACAACTTTTAGGAGAAGTGAAAATAAACTCCCATCTGAAGAATGCATGAAAAACGTGCTGCAGCAGGCGCTTCGGCTCAAACGAATCACCGTTACTCACGAGGATTTTGCCTCCACATTCATGTAAACAGTGTAGAACCAGCTCCTGGTTGGTTCCTCCCCCACTCAAAACACTGGAACAAGCCATGTTCATCAGATCCTCTACTGGGCACGGGAGGCAGAGGGAGAGcattcataaacacacacacacacgagatacGAGCAGCGGTTTGTTCTGTGGGAGACTCTTACTGCTATCCCGGGCTCCGGGATTGAAGTCGGATGCATCCGACGGGAGCCAAACCAAGTCAGCTTTGTGCTGGTCGAACTGGGAGGAAGGCAGCTGTTGCAAATCAGGGATTTCTGCCTGGTACTGCTGTCCGATGTTGATCCGCCTGGATGTGAAAATAAAAAACGCGTAGATTCGTGAAGATGTGAGGAACACCCTAAAAACAGCAGAAACCTGCTTCGATGTGGGGCTCACGGTTCAAGGCACACGGGTGTGGCATCAGAGATCAGGGGTAGGACTGGCGGTGTGATGTCTGAACTCACTAAAAGAAACAAATGATGGAAAATTTATTCATTATCCCCCaacaaattatttttaaaaagcgGAACAGCTTAAAGGTATCCGAGAACCTGAAGACTGGCTGGAACGCAGCAAGCTGCACGTGGCAGACTTCGGTGTCGCCGCTGGGGGGGGCGGCGGCGGCAGGATCTGGTTGCTCACGGCGATGTTGGTGAGGAAGGCGGAGAAGTAGAGCCCCGTTCCCACTCGGATAGGTGACAGGATGGGGGGAGGCGTGTACGGGGGCGGGGCGTGAGGGTTGTCCGGCATGCGAACCGGAGAGCGGAGGTTGCTCTGGTAGGGAGTGATGCTGGAGTAGACGGAGGCGGGGATGAGGGTGGAGGGTTTGGGAAGAGGGATGATGAGAGGCTCGGGACGAGTCCGCCGCTTGAACTTGGACTTCCCGTCTTCATCCTGCCCTGGATCGTTGTCCTCGTCCTGGAACGAAGCGCAGCAGCGCGGTGCACGTTAAAGCTCCGAAAGCAGAAAatgtaaaagtaaataaatattcTAACTGAGAGACTCCGTCTCAGCAGTCCACTAAACCATGGAGTAAATAAAATTACATTTCTGACCAAAACACTCCAGCGGTCTCTTAAACCACTGCAGCGTGAGCCAACACTTTACCTCAACTCTTAGTGAATCTTTCCTCTTTGATCTCTAAATGCACCAAATATTCACTCCAACCTGGGAAAGCTAAATCCAGTTTGTGCATTGAGCTTTTTTTCTTTTGATCTTAGCATAAATTTCACAAACCTCGAGGCTCATCTCTTCAGCAAACGTTCTTAAAATAAAGACTGAGGTGTCCGTGAGGTTTCTGGTTGCCGTGACAACCTGGACTTGGAGGTTACGTGCGGATCCGAGAACCAACCTGGCTGAAGCTCCCGGCGACCGTGTATTTTTGCGACCGGCGACGAGCCACGATGACAGAAGGCTTGCGATCCGCCGGTCCTGCAGGTCGCTCGCCCGCGCCGAGCCGCGCCTGAGACCAGCCGGCCACGGCTTCCGCCTGGCCCCCCTGCACGGGCACGGACACGGGAATGACCAGCGGCGTGATGGAGGCCTGCCTGCAGGAGGCGCCGTCCTCTGTCTGAGACACAAAGCCAGAGGATGAGGAAAAATGGGACACATTTTCAAACTTTAGAATTAATTATGAGAATGAATCCCAGatacttctggttaaaataaccagaAATAAACTTTTAAGCTGGCCTAAATCCCCTTTATTCTTTAAATTAGAAACATGACATCACAGCAATTACTCCTTATCTCTTCATCCAAAAATGTGCATCTAACCAACCACAGACCAACCGTTCTGGCTCGTGAATAGCCGAGATAAAACCGGTTTGGGGAGAACGGGAGTGTAGCCCTGCAGGTTGACAGCCCGGCCCCTCCCTGCCTCCGCCGAGCAACTGGGAGAAAGGCCTGAGGAATGTGGAGGTGTGCAGACACGCAGCTGCTCCAACCGTACGGTCGGCGTGCTCGCTCTGCACCACAATCCAGAACGAGCCTCCCAACTCGTCCGAGGCGGAGAAccgcgtcccccccccccccccccccaacccgcaTCTGAGTATTTACCTCCCTCGTAGCAAAAGCTGCTACACAAGAAAACAACTTGTCTAGGTGGGGGCTCCGCCTACTTTGTAAACATTCTAAATCCTGAATGGCGACAGGCTCGGCTTTCTCACAAAGACAATAACCTCCTTCTTAATGTTGAATAAATCCAAAATCCTATCTGTTGTTGCAGCAGCTGCTCGGCTGGTCTGCAACAACCTTCGGCGGCCGAGGCGCGACAGCTGCAGCAGTCGGATAAACAATCGTAAGAAGGGATTTTGTAAACCAAAGGGAAGTTCTGTATTGAAACAAGGCTCTTCCTCTTTGCTCAGCCGTTCGCAAAATTAAAAAATCTGCCATCACTTGCACAAATCAGTAAGCTTTGCTGTTCCCAGTTAGCCTATAGCCTGTTTTAAACTCTTTTTTTCTGCTGTTAGTTACAGTTTTTAAACACCTTAACCACTTTAGCAGGCAGAGACTCCATTTCTGACGCCTTCTGAGCCAAAGTCTCCAGGTTTATCTCCTTGGATGCTCTCCTCCTCCGACGGGTGATCTGTATGACTCCTCCTGACGCCGCTTGGCTCTCCCCTCCTCTTGCAGCCGGAACCACTCCATTCTGGGATGGAGATGGCTCTTTGGTGGCTTGAGACCAGATATTTGTGGAAGGGGGACCCAGCGGGGACTGTCCCTCTCTGGAAATGCGACGCGAGCGCCGAGGGCCAGCTGGCGCCACCGCGTCAACCTTCTCGGAGTGCTGATCTAGTAAAGCGTCTCCCGTTTGGGCCTCCGGCTGCAGCTCTCCTAGTTGCACCTCTTCTGTTTTAACCCCAGAGTCGGGAGGATGAGACTCGGGATGCTGATACGCTCCAAAGTTttgagtttgttgttgttttggttgCGCCTGAGGTTGTGTTTTCTCTTGTTGCTGTATCTGCTGTTGCTGCATTTGCTGTATCTGTTGTTGGTGATACTGTTGCTGCTGCAGCTTCTGCAGCTGTTGCTGCTGCATTTGTTGCTGTTGGatttggtgctgctgctgctgtagttGAAGGTGGTGTTGCTGGTGCatatgctgctgttgttgttgttgttgttgttgttgttgtggctGCTGCTGATGCATTTGTTGCTGCTGCATCGGGTGAATAAGCTGCTGCTGAGGCTTAGGCTGCTCCCCGTAGATCGTCTTATTTCCGGGGAAAACTGAGTAATAATTAGACGAGAACTGTTGCTTGTTGGGTCTGAACAACGCCTGAAAAGGCTGCAGAACGGGTCCCTGCAGCGTGTGAGGGGGCACGTGAGGTTGACCCTGGCTGTGCTGGTAGGCCTGTAGCTGAGCCTGATGCATCGCCGCTGCAGCATGCTGCTCCCACTCGAGCCCCCTCCCCTGAGTTTGAGCCTGGGCGGCATCTCTGTACTGCTCTACCGGAGCCGGCAACTGGTTCTCCCCTCCCATCGACATGGGGACCCCTTCGTGGACTCCTTTGTGGAAGGCCATCTGATCCCTTACATTCACACCACTCGCGTAGGGGCCGAAGTTCTGACCCCAGGCTTGCATTGGAGCATCCTGGGACCAGCTGGACGCCTGTAAGGAGTCCTGCATCCACTTCACCGGCGCGCCCTGCTGATAGTGCGGCAGACTTTGGTGCCCTTTCTCTGGGTTGTACACACTGGAGCCGCTGGCAGAGTCACCGTGGCTCGGCTTTAAAACCGGAGGGCCCATACCATAATAAACCTCCCCCGAATGCTGCACGCCCTCTTtcatgactggagtctgatgcttGCTCTTGTCAGTATTAACCTGAGACGGGAGACTCATAGCAGTAGCCTTTAGAGACGATGTCCTTAGTATGAATCTCGGAGTGTGCAAAACTTGGGTAATGCCTCTGTAGTGTGCTCGTGGAACTCTTTTAATTGTGTATACAGAGGGATCTGGGAGGAAACATAAATCCCAAAGGAAAGTGCAGGGTGGGGGAACATGCGGCCCACTTCTCAGCAATTAAATGCGAGAGGTCTGCTGTCCATTCTTCTCATCTTCCTCAGGGAGCCAGACCttatgagaaagagagagaggggagtCGTAAATTTGTTTTTATAGGAGGAGAAGCGTAAAGAGTTTAGTCGACATGCAGTCGCCTGCAGCAAAGAGGAAACTGAGGCCTACACTAGCACACAGCCCCGTGCGAAAAGTGAAATTAACACGCAGGGCAGAGGATAAAAGCTGTATTTTGACGTACAAGACCAGGTGCGTGCAGAGGAGACGTTACAAGCTGAAGTTCTGCGGCGGCAGGTAACAGGAAGCGCCCGCAGAGGAGCTGCCATTTGGCACAACAAGAAATACAGGAAACGAAGGGGCTCGTGCAATCACCCGAGCGATAGCCAGTAATGTAATGTTACAAATGAGCAACAAGGAAGCGTCAGAGGAGCTGCGTGCAGTCAGACAACGCCGCAGATTAATGCGCATTATTCAGGACAGGGAGTGCGCCTACCTTATCAGAATAGTCCCCGAGCTGCTCCATGGAGTCCCGTTGGTTTCGATCAAAGTCGACTTGCACGCAGCTCCATGCAGGGTTTGTGCGCAGCGAGTGTCATAACTCTGACAACTTTCCCATCGAGTTTCACTGACTGCGCACAATATGGCGACTTAGCGATAACACGGAAAGATACCCCGCACAAGTTGCCCCGACGGGCACGGAAGGCTCCTCAACGGCGTGGTTCCAACGTTGCACAGCGTATCTGTAAAAACGCACACTTCCAGGAAAACATGTCCACAACTTTCCCCCAACACACACTCCACCACAGCCGTCTCAACGGGTAAAACAAGCATGAGGCAAAATGCTGCCGCGCTGCGGCGGCTGCTGGTATTTTCTCGGATTTCAGCACTGTCGCGTTTCAGTTCCGCTGTGTCGAAAAGGCTGCTGAGGCTTATCCAGACTGTTCAGAGCGCTGCGAAACTGCGCAAATGCGCAAAAACTTGGAGGTCCGCAAACGCACCGCCTCACCCCAAAACAGCTCGATTCACATCCTGTTATCCAATCCCATCGTCTAGCCACGCCCATTGCTGTATCCGCGTGCGCTTGTTTAGATGTCGCGAACCGCCCGGAGGCGGGGTCTCATCACACGGACTGATCTTTAGAGGACGACGCCGAGATTTTAGACACGCTGAGGTGAAATCCAAGCTCGTTCTTTATTTTTATATGCTTTATGCGACAGAAATTAAATTATAATCTATTTTTTGAGAGCGTATTCTATTAAAAACCTGTTAATAGTGAAGTGGTCGCCAATTGTGGGTCGTGAAACACTAAAATAGAGATTGTATATAatttacagaaataaaaaagagaaaaatgaaTGCTGTTCACTAAAATTGATGTAAATGTTAAAAAAGAGTAAAAATAGAAATAAGTAGTGTAAGCAGAGTCAAAGCCAGTCGTGTGTTCAGTATTCACTTGTTTATTCAGCTTTTGAGCAATGTTTGTACACTTCTCAATGATTGACTTTATCATTTTGTGGGTCAGAAGCTTAAAAAACGTTTAAGAATTTTTTTTCAGAATCCTACCAACAAcatgttttaaaatataaatagtcATCTTcttatgaataaaaataaataaattgcagCTTTCTCAGTTCATTTTGAACACATAGGTCAGTCACCTTGATCTcactgactgatctgtgaaatactGCTATTGAGCCCCACGTTTGACATGTTTGATTTTGAAAACCCAGCTAGCTCCACGGTCCTGTTTGTGATGCAGAGATCTTGCTGATCATGACACAACTCTGCCTTCCAGATTCTGCAATCCACCTTAGATCATCTCAATTTTGCAATTGTTAAAATATTTAGGAAAAACAGTTAAAATATTAAGTGAAAAAATATGCTAAATTAAGAAGTATAGTCTTACCTTGTCCTGTTCCGCCCTATCCTATCCTCAACTAAACTATCTAATAAATTAAGCTTAATTTCCGTTGTAAAGTACAGAGCATTCCCAACAAGAATGAACATTATGGACATCTATATCATAGAAACATATATAAATAATAGTAAATAATACATTAGAAAATCCTGTCATtatatttaaaatgttgtttgaCTAAGAACTGAAATGTGAATATCTTCAAAAAATAACCTTGTCTGTCATCAGCAAATGTTAAAACAGACATTTCAAAATTATTTCTGCACGTTTTAAAACTAGTATTCCTTTACAAATGACAATATTTTATAACGTGAATTTTGGACATTATATTCTCTGCTCTGATTTGAAGGAATGCATTATTAATGAGTAAAGCTGTGGTGATGTGACTGTACAGCCgttgtcggtacagtatctgctcgggtgcaagatcggctcggggtccttcgactcccgatgacgtcaaagtacggcaaaccgactcggacaaaatgctctacacatctatactgttggaaagaatttagcactttcgttattaaaataatgtttcttaagacataagtttgtgtttataatggtatttgtaaaataaaacactatttcttatatatcttattcataatgttgaactcctctttgagcacatcccttggcttgaagaatcataggtattagcaacacctgtgaaattgtatttgcaggaaagaagtgtgtcccttttatttaagtattttgtgtttagagtttttgacgtcttgtcatagactgtagctgctagccaaaactctggagttaaaagttttctggctttactaaaaaacctgtctgtacttatttgattgatggtatttttactttctattagactccaaatgtaatcatttggcacgtttgtaattcataatttgcaataatgtaatcggcgatattagcattagcattcctatgggtttttccatgtatattagcattgcgctaaccactcgctgccaaattgcagcctttgagattagaaaatctcctggctttactaaaatacctgtctgtacttatttgattgatggtatttttactttctataatactccaaatgtaatcatttggcacgtttctaattcataatttgtaataatgtaatcggcgatattagcattagcattcctatgggtttttccatgtatattagcattacgctaaccactcgctgccaaattgaagcctttgagattagaaaatctccttttgtcacatcgcaatttaattgcacatgcagttaatcgttcagccctaatatacatgcagctctatgctaaaagtgtattttcaaagaggtaatgatggatttgtttgtaaaagttgtccatctttccaatagaaagatttgcctggaccaacgtaacgtgataacaacgtaacgtgattacgtaattccgtaaggttcatgttcagccaatcatctacttagacgtcatcggcagtcgacggaccccgagccgatcttgcacccgagcagatcctgtaccgacaccgtccTGCCCTTCTCGGATGCAGGAGGTTTCTGACCATTCAGAACACTCAAGGCGCGTGACGTCATCAAGGATATGCATCGTTCCCTATCCTTGCCCGCTAGCGGTGGCTAATCTTAGCTGCTATGGTTCACCACCACTTTTCCTAAATAAAAAGCTGCTTGGAATGGCTCGCGTGGCTCAGAGCGGATTTAGGGAATGGAGACTTTTTGGATTTAATGAACTAGTTGGTGCCACGAGGGCACACCGAAGCGAGGTAAGCGGTCAGAGGGGGTTATCCTCCTAACGGTGATCCATAGGGAAAGATGCTAATTAGCCGCCGCTGCCGCAGGAATGAACGCTGTTAACATGAGATATAAATCAAAACTGTTTTATCTTTTAGACC contains:
- the mideasa gene encoding mitotic deacetylase associated SANT domain protein a isoform X2; amino-acid sequence: MSLPSQVNTDKSKHQTPVMKEGVQHSGEVYYGMGPPVLKPSHGDSASGSSVYNPEKGHQSLPHYQQGAPVKWMQDSLQASSWSQDAPMQAWGQNFGPYASGVNVRDQMAFHKGVHEGVPMSMGGENQLPAPVEQYRDAAQAQTQGRGLEWEQHAAAAMHQAQLQAYQHSQGQPHVPPHTLQGPVLQPFQALFRPNKQQFSSNYYSVFPGNKTIYGEQPKPQQQLIHPMQQQQMHQQQPQQQQQQQQQQQHMHQQHHLQLQQQQHQIQQQQMQQQQLQKLQQQQYHQQQIQQMQQQQIQQQEKTQPQAQPKQQQTQNFGAYQHPESHPPDSGVKTEEVQLGELQPEAQTGDALLDQHSEKVDAVAPAGPRRSRRISREGQSPLGPPSTNIWSQATKEPSPSQNGVVPAARGGESQAASGGVIQITRRRRRASKEINLETLAQKASEMESLPAKVVKTEDGASCRQASITPLVIPVSVPVQGGQAEAVAGWSQARLGAGERPAGPADRKPSVIVARRRSQKYTVAGSFSQDEDNDPGQDEDGKSKFKRRTRPEPLIIPLPKPSTLIPASVYSSITPYQSNLRSPVRMPDNPHAPPPYTPPPILSPIRVGTGLYFSAFLTNIAVSNQILPPPPPPAATPKSATCSLLRSSQSSVSSDITPPVLPLISDATPVCLEPRINIGQQYQAEIPDLQQLPSSQFDQHKADLVWLPSDASDFNPGARDSKDLMNMACSSVLSGGGTNQELVLHCLHECGGKILETLERLMLHDSVFPRGHHLEGYHYSGSDSWSAEEKCYFNKGISAYRKDFFLVQKLVRTKTVAQCVEFYYTYKKQVKAGRNGSVTFGPPASPLEKHWETAVDVKSSQQPKPTPGAADEEDKSDKSHESSHQARVAQSLQVHDYAGTVLVIKEPDAARKEVHHSAGPHRPRADPAAKKPKGPAKPPQDPDAVFPCKKCGRVFYKVKSRSAHMKSHAEQEKKAAALRQKEEEEQAAAQARARKVAAAAAAAHQGGIGKAAMRQVEISSQEDSSEVEDDDDEDWH
- the mideasa gene encoding mitotic deacetylase associated SANT domain protein a isoform X1, which produces MSLPSQVNTDKSKHQTPVMKEGVQHSGEVYYGMGPPVLKPSHGDSASGSSVYNPEKGHQSLPHYQQGAPVKWMQDSLQASSWSQDAPMQAWGQNFGPYASGVNVRDQMAFHKGVHEGVPMSMGGENQLPAPVEQYRDAAQAQTQGRGLEWEQHAAAAMHQAQLQAYQHSQGQPHVPPHTLQGPVLQPFQALFRPNKQQFSSNYYSVFPGNKTIYGEQPKPQQQLIHPMQQQQMHQQQPQQQQQQQQQQQHMHQQHHLQLQQQQHQIQQQQMQQQQLQKLQQQQYHQQQIQQMQQQQIQQQEKTQPQAQPKQQQTQNFGAYQHPESHPPDSGVKTEEVQLGELQPEAQTGDALLDQHSEKVDAVAPAGPRRSRRISREGQSPLGPPSTNIWSQATKEPSPSQNGVVPAARGGESQAASGGVIQITRRRRRASKEINLETLAQKASEMESLPAKVVKTEDGASCRQASITPLVIPVSVPVQGGQAEAVAGWSQARLGAGERPAGPADRKPSVIVARRRSQKYTVAGSFSQDEDNDPGQDEDGKSKFKRRTRPEPLIIPLPKPSTLIPASVYSSITPYQSNLRSPVRMPDNPHAPPPYTPPPILSPIRVGTGLYFSAFLTNIAVSNQILPPPPPPAATPKSATCSLLRSSQSSVSSDITPPVLPLISDATPVCLEPRINIGQQYQAEIPDLQQLPSSQFDQHKADLVWLPSDASDFNPGARDSIEDLMNMACSSVLSGGGTNQELVLHCLHECGGKILETLERLMLHDSVFPRGHHLEGYHYSGSDSWSAEEKCYFNKGISAYRKDFFLVQKLVRTKTVAQCVEFYYTYKKQVKAGRNGSVTFGPPASPLEKHWETAVDVKSSQQPKPTPGAADEEDKSDKSHESSHQARVAQSLQVHDYAGTVLVIKEPDAARKEVHHSAGPHRPRADPAAKKPKGPAKPPQDPDAVFPCKKCGRVFYKVKSRSAHMKSHAEQEKKAAALRQKEEEEQAAAQARARKVAAAAAAAHQGGIGKAAMRQVEISSQEDSSEVEDDDDEDWH
- the mideasa gene encoding mitotic deacetylase associated SANT domain protein a isoform X3; protein product: MSLPSQVNTDKSKHQTPVMKEGVQHSGEVYYGMGPPVLKPSHGDSASGSSVYNPEKGHQSLPHYQQGAPVKWMQDSLQASSWSQDAPMQAWGQNFGPYASGVNVRDQMAFHKGVHEGVPMSMGGENQLPAPVEQYRDAAQAQTQGRGLEWEQHAAAAMHQAQLQAYQHSQGQPHVPPHTLQGPVLQPFQALFRPNKQQFSSNYYSVFPGNKTIYGEQPKPQQQLIHPMQQQQMHQQQPQQQQQQQQQQQHMHQQHHLQLQQQQHQIQQQQMQQQQLQKLQQQQYHQQQIQQMQQQQIQQQEKTQPQAQPKQQQTQNFGAYQHPESHPPDSGVKTEEVQLGELQPEAQTGDALLDQHSEKVDAVAPAGPRRSRRISREGQSPLGPPSTNIWSQATKEPSPSQNGVVPAARGGESQAASGGVIQITRRRRRASKEINLETLAQKASEMESLPAKVVKDEDNDPGQDEDGKSKFKRRTRPEPLIIPLPKPSTLIPASVYSSITPYQSNLRSPVRMPDNPHAPPPYTPPPILSPIRVGTGLYFSAFLTNIAVSNQILPPPPPPAATPKSATCSLLRSSQSSVSSDITPPVLPLISDATPVCLEPRINIGQQYQAEIPDLQQLPSSQFDQHKADLVWLPSDASDFNPGARDSIEDLMNMACSSVLSGGGTNQELVLHCLHECGGKILETLERLMLHDSVFPRGHHLEGYHYSGSDSWSAEEKCYFNKGISAYRKDFFLVQKLVRTKTVAQCVEFYYTYKKQVKAGRNGSVTFGPPASPLEKHWETAVDVKSSQQPKPTPGAADEEDKSDKSHESSHQARVAQSLQVHDYAGTVLVIKEPDAARKEVHHSAGPHRPRADPAAKKPKGPAKPPQDPDAVFPCKKCGRVFYKVKSRSAHMKSHAEQEKKAAALRQKEEEEQAAAQARARKVAAAAAAAHQGGIGKAAMRQVEISSQEDSSEVEDDDDEDWH